AGGCCTGGCCCGGTACCGCGGCAACTTCTTCATGCAGAAGAACGGGATTGCTGCCGTCTTCCGGGAGATTCCCAGTTCCATCCTCTCCTGCCAGCAGCTGGGCCTGCCGGGCGTGATCTCCCGGCTGGCCCTTCTGCCCAAGGGCATGGTGCTGGTCACCGGCCCCACCGGCAGCGGCAAGTCCACCACCCTGGCGGCGATCGTCAACGAGGCCAACGAGAAGCGGCGGGATCATATCCTCACCGTGGAGGATCCCATCGAGTTCGTGCACCAGAGCAAGTCCTCGGTGATCAACCACCGGGAGGTGGGCACCCATACCCGCTCCTTTGCCGCCGCCCTCCGGGGCGCCCTGCGCGAGGACCCGGACATCATCCTGGTGGGCGAGATGCGGGACCTGGAAACCATCGCCCTGGCCATGGAGGCGGCCATGACCGGCCACCTGGTCTTCGGCACCCTGCACACCTTGAACGCTGCCAAGACCGTGGACCGGGTGATCGAGATCTTCCCTGCCAACCAGCAGGCCCAGGTACGTTCCACCCTGGCCGATGCCTTGAAAGCGGTGGTCTCCCAGACCCTGTTCAAGCGGGTGGACATCAAGGGCCGGTGTGCGGCCCTGGAGATCCTCATCTGCACACCGGCGGTGCGGAACCTGATCCGGGAGGGCAAGACCTACCAGATCCCCTCGGCCATGCAGACCGGCAAGAAGTACGGCATGCAGACCCTGGACGACGCCATCATGGAGCTCTTGAAGAAGGGCTGGGTGTCGCCGGAGGCTGCCTACACCAACTGCATCGAGAAGTCGAAGTTCATGCCTTTCCTCAAAACGCCGCCCATCGACTTCACCGAGGTCTGATGGAGGTGCCGGCAGGGGGAATCGGACCATGCTGCAGCCCGCCGACGTTGCCCATATCATCACCCTCATGTTGGACGCCCGGGACAATGTCTCGGACCTCAACCTCACGGTCAACAAGCCCCTGCAGACCACCTCGGCCGGCCGTCTCTTCCCGGTGGCCAACGACTTCGGCCTGACCAGCCTCACCCCGTTCCAGACCGAGCAGTTCGCCCTGGCCCTCATCCATCACAACCGGCGCCTTACTGCCGACCTCCTCAGTACCGGCTCCTGTGACCTTTCCCACGAGCTGCCCGGCCGCTCCCGCTTCCGGGTCAACATCTTCTCCCAGCGGGGCTCGTATTCCATCGTCATGCGGATGCTCTCCAACAAGATCCCGAGCATCGACGGCTTGAGCCTGCCCGAGGCCTTCCACTCCATTGCCAAGGAGAAGAACGGCATCGTGCTGTTCACCGGTGCCACCGGCAGCGGCAAGACCACCAGCCTGGCCGCCATCCTCCGGGAGATCAACCTGGCGGAGGCGGTGCACATCATCACCCTGGAGGACCCGGTGGAGTTCGCCCATCCCCACGAGAAGGCGACCTTCAACCAGCGGGAGCTGGGCATCGACTTCGACTCCTTTGCCAGCGGCCTCCGGGCCGCCCTGCGCCAGGCCCCCAACGTCATCCTGGTGGGCGAGATGCGGGACCGGGAGACGGTGGAGATCGCCCTGTCCGCAGCGGAGACCGGCCACCTGGTGCTGTCCACCTTGCATACAGTGGACGCCGGACACACCATCAACCGTATTCTGGGCATGTTCTCCATCGAGGAGGAGCGCCAGATTCGCATCCGCCTCGCCGAGGCGGTGCGGTGGATCGTCTGCCAGCGTCTGCTGCCCAGGATCGGCGGTGGCCGGGTGGCGGTGTTCGAGATCATGAGCAACACCATGCGGGTCAAGGAGTCGATCCTCTCCGGCGAGTCGGAGGGCAAGACCTTCTACGAGATCATCGACGCCGGCGACGCCTTCCAGATGCGCACCTTCGACAAGAACATCCTGCAGTGCTACCAGGACGGGCAGGTCACCGAGGAGACCGCGGTGGCCTATGCCTCCCGCCGCAATGTTGTCCTGCGGGGCCTGGACCAGATCAAGAGCGCCCGGGGCGAGCGGACCTCGGAGATCGAGGGCCTGGCCATGGATCAGGACTACGGCCAGGCGGTCACTGGCCGTCCCCGCCGG
The Thermodesulfobacteriota bacterium genome window above contains:
- a CDS encoding type IV pilus twitching motility protein PilT, with the translated sequence MAQIDAFFRLMNEQGASDLHMISGQQPVLRIRGDMERVKYKVLNNDELKAMLYEIVPEDKIKTFEETGDVDFGYEIPGLARYRGNFFMQKNGIAAVFREIPSSILSCQQLGLPGVISRLALLPKGMVLVTGPTGSGKSTTLAAIVNEANEKRRDHILTVEDPIEFVHQSKSSVINHREVGTHTRSFAAALRGALREDPDIILVGEMRDLETIALAMEAAMTGHLVFGTLHTLNAAKTVDRVIEIFPANQQAQVRSTLADALKAVVSQTLFKRVDIKGRCAALEILICTPAVRNLIREGKTYQIPSAMQTGKKYGMQTLDDAIMELLKKGWVSPEAAYTNCIEKSKFMPFLKTPPIDFTEV
- a CDS encoding PilT/PilU family type 4a pilus ATPase; amino-acid sequence: MQPADVAHIITLMLDARDNVSDLNLTVNKPLQTTSAGRLFPVANDFGLTSLTPFQTEQFALALIHHNRRLTADLLSTGSCDLSHELPGRSRFRVNIFSQRGSYSIVMRMLSNKIPSIDGLSLPEAFHSIAKEKNGIVLFTGATGSGKTTSLAAILREINLAEAVHIITLEDPVEFAHPHEKATFNQRELGIDFDSFASGLRAALRQAPNVILVGEMRDRETVEIALSAAETGHLVLSTLHTVDAGHTINRILGMFSIEEERQIRIRLAEAVRWIVCQRLLPRIGGGRVAVFEIMSNTMRVKESILSGESEGKTFYEIIDAGDAFQMRTFDKNILQCYQDGQVTEETAVAYASRRNVVLRGLDQIKSARGERTSEIEGLAMDQDYGQAVTGRPRRR